From the Thermodesulfobacteriota bacterium genome, the window CCGCATCACCTGCCGGGACTGGTTCCAGCTGAGCCTCAAGGAGGGGCTCACCATCTTCCGGGACCAGGAATTCACCGCTGACACCGTCTGCCGGCCGGTGAAGAGGATCAACGACGTGCGCCATCTGCGCACCAGCCAGTTTCCGGAAGACGCCGGCCCCCTGGCCCACCCGGTCCAGCCCCAGTCCTATATCGAGATCAACAATTTTTATACCAGCACCGTCTACCAGAAGGGCGCGGAGGTGGCGCGCATGCTCCGCCTGGTGGTCGGTGAGGCGGCCTTCATGGCCGGCATGGACCTCTTTTTCCGCCGCCACGACGGACAGGCGGTGACCATCGACGACTTCCTGGCCGCCATGGCCGAGACCTCTGGCCAGGATCTCGGCCAGTTCCGGCGCTGGTACACCCAGGCTGGCACCCCGGAGGTGCGGGTCGAGCACACCTATGATCCGCGCCGCCGCCGGCTGCGTCTGGTCCTGGAGCAGGACTGCCCGCCCAGCCCGGGCCAGAGGAGGAAGGCCCCTTTCCTCATCCCGGTGGCGGTGGGTCTGGTGGGCAGCCAGGGCCAGGANNNNNNNNNNGCCCCTGCGCCGGGCCGGCGCGCCGGCCGCGGCCGGGGCGGGAGACAGGGTCCTGCACCTGCGCCGCCGCCGCCAGGTCTTCACCTTTCTGGACGTTCACGAGCGGCCCACCCTGTCGTTGTTGCGGGGCTTTTCCGCGCCGGTGCGCCTGGTCACGGACCTTGACGAGCAGGACCTGCTGTTTCTCATGGCCCATGACCAGGACCCGTACAACCGCTGGGAGGCGGGGCAGGAGATGGCCATGCGGATCCTCGTCCGGCTGGTGGCGGCCAGCGGTCAGGGCCTGCCTCTGGCGGTGCCCGCCGACTTTGTAGCCGCCTGGGGCCAGATCCTGGAGCGGGCTGGCGGCGAGGAGGAACTGGCCGCCTTGTGCCTGACCTTGCCGTCGGAGATCATGGTGGGCGACCGCCTGCCGGTGGTGGAGGTGGAACCGATCCATGCCGCCCGGGAGGCGGTGCGGGCTGCCCTGGCCAGGGACGTGGCTCCCCGGCTCCTGGACTGGCACCAGCGACTGGCAGATCCCGGCCCGTACATGCCGGAGCCCGCTGCCATGGGCCGGCGCAGCCTGCGCAGCCTCTGTCTGGAGATCCTCATGGCCAGCGACGATGCGTCCGTCCGCGCCCGCTGTTATGATCAGGCGGTCGGCGGGGGAAATCTCACCGAGCGGCTGGCCGCCCTGGCCATCCTTGCCGACCAGCCGTGTCCGGAGCGCCAGGCCGCCCTGGCGCGCTTCTATGACGACTGGCAGGCGGATCCCCTGGTGCTCAACAAGTGGCTTGCCGTGCAGGCCAGGGCCAGCCATCCGGAGACCATGGCCCAGGTGGCGGCCCTGGCGCGGCATCCGGCCTTCACCCTGGCCAACCCCAACCGGGTGCGGGCCCTGGTAGGCGTGTTCGCCCTGGGCAACCAGCTGCGCTTCCACGATCCATCCGGCGCGGGCTACCGGTTCCTGGTCGACCAGGTCCTCGCCCTGAACCGCACCAATCCGGTGCTGGCGGCCCGGCTG encodes:
- a CDS encoding DUF3458 domain-containing protein gives rise to the protein PLRRAGAPAAAGAGDRVLHLRRRRQVFTFLDVHERPTLSLLRGFSAPVRLVTDLDEQDLLFLMAHDQDPYNRWEAGQEMAMRILVRLVAASGQGLPLAVPADFVAAWGQILERAGGEEELAALCLTLPSEIMVGDRLPVVEVEPIHAAREAVRAALARDVAPRLLDWHQRLADPGPYMPEPAAMGRRSLRSLCLEILMASDDASVRARCYDQAVGGGNLTERLAALAILADQPCPERQAALARFYDDWQADPLVLNKWLAVQARASHPETMAQVAALARHPAFTLANPNRVRALVGVFALGNQLRFHDPSGAGYRFLVDQVLALNRTNPVLAARLLHALNRWRRFDHRRQGLMQEALNRILAQPDLAPAVYEVARKALG